A stretch of Roseovarius sp. M141 DNA encodes these proteins:
- a CDS encoding DUF2484 family protein, whose amino-acid sequence MPTSLILACIWVLGANLLAMTPSGENHWRAAYVLIAVGIPILGYVTWQTGPWIGLFCLVAAVTILRWPVVYLWRWLRGPQQGLAED is encoded by the coding sequence ATGCCGACGTCGCTGATACTCGCTTGTATATGGGTGCTGGGCGCGAACCTGCTGGCGATGACGCCCAGCGGCGAAAATCACTGGCGCGCAGCCTATGTTCTGATCGCCGTGGGCATCCCGATCCTGGGCTATGTGACCTGGCAGACGGGGCCGTGGATCGGGCTTTTCTGCCTTGTTGCGGCTGTGACGATCCTGCGCTGGCCGGTGGTTTACCTGTGGCGCTGGCTGCGTGGCCCTCAGCAGGGGCTTGCCGAGGATTGA
- the murC gene encoding UDP-N-acetylmuramate--L-alanine ligase, translated as MNSAATKMPGDVGPIHFVGIGGIGMSGIAEVLLNHGYTVQGSDLKRSPLTDRLEANGALIFEGQRAENLDAAEVVVISSAIKPGNPELDEARRRGLPVVRRAEMLAELMRLKSNIAVAGTHGKTTTTTMVAALLDHGQFDPTVVNGGIIHAYGSNAHVGAGEWMVVEADESDGTFNRLPATIAIVTNIDPEHMDHWGTVAALHKGFEDFVSNIPFYGLAICCTDDADVQTLLAKITDRRVITYGFNAQADVRAVNLRYAKGVAHFDVALQAEGTVIEGCTLPMPGDHNVSNALSAVAVARHLGMKTVEIRDALASFGGVNRRFTRVGEVDGVTIIDDYAHHPTEISAVLKAARHATEGRVIAVHQPHRYTRLSHHFEEFCACFNEADIVGIAPVYAAGEDPVPGASRDDLVAGLIERGHRDAHAIEGEAGLAALVRAHARPGDLVVCLGAGTISGWATRLPEALKTSQL; from the coding sequence ATGAATTCAGCAGCCACGAAAATGCCCGGTGATGTCGGACCCATCCATTTCGTCGGGATCGGCGGCATCGGCATGTCGGGTATCGCGGAGGTGCTGTTGAACCACGGCTATACCGTGCAAGGGTCGGACCTGAAGCGCAGCCCCCTGACCGACCGGCTGGAGGCGAACGGCGCGCTGATCTTCGAGGGGCAGAGGGCTGAAAATCTGGACGCAGCCGAGGTTGTCGTGATCTCTTCCGCGATCAAGCCCGGCAACCCGGAACTGGACGAGGCGCGCCGCAGGGGCCTGCCGGTTGTGCGCCGCGCCGAAATGCTGGCCGAGCTGATGCGCCTGAAATCCAACATTGCGGTTGCGGGCACGCACGGCAAGACGACGACGACCACCATGGTCGCCGCGCTGCTGGATCACGGTCAGTTTGATCCCACGGTGGTGAACGGTGGCATCATTCACGCCTATGGCAGCAACGCGCATGTCGGGGCCGGCGAATGGATGGTCGTCGAGGCGGACGAGAGCGACGGAACCTTCAACCGCCTGCCTGCGACGATCGCCATCGTCACCAATATCGACCCCGAGCATATGGACCACTGGGGGACCGTGGCCGCGCTGCACAAGGGGTTTGAGGATTTCGTCAGCAACATTCCGTTCTACGGGCTGGCGATCTGCTGTACCGATGATGCCGATGTGCAGACGCTCCTTGCGAAAATCACCGACCGTCGTGTGATTACCTATGGGTTTAACGCGCAGGCCGATGTGCGGGCCGTGAATCTTCGCTATGCCAAGGGTGTTGCGCATTTTGATGTCGCGCTTCAGGCCGAGGGCACGGTGATCGAGGGCTGCACGTTGCCCATGCCCGGCGATCACAACGTCAGTAACGCGCTCAGCGCCGTCGCCGTCGCGCGCCATCTGGGTATGAAGACCGTCGAAATCCGCGATGCACTGGCCAGTTTCGGTGGGGTCAACCGCCGCTTTACCCGCGTGGGCGAGGTCGACGGCGTGACCATCATCGACGATTACGCCCACCACCCGACCGAGATTTCAGCCGTGCTGAAAGCCGCGCGCCACGCCACCGAAGGCCGTGTCATTGCCGTGCATCAGCCGCATCGCTACACGCGCCTCAGCCATCACTTCGAGGAATTCTGCGCGTGCTTCAACGAGGCCGACATCGTCGGAATCGCCCCGGTCTATGCTGCGGGCGAGGATCCCGTACCCGGCGCCAGCCGCGACGATCTGGTCGCGGGCCTGATCGAGCGGGGGCACCGCGACGCGCATGCCATCGAGGGGGAGGCGGGGCTGGCCGCCTTGGTCCGCGCCCATGCGCGGCCCGGCGATCTGGTGGTCTGCCTTGGCGCCGGCACGATCAGCGGCTGGGCGACCAGGCTGCCGGAGGCGCTGAAAACATCGCAATTGTAG